Proteins encoded together in one Lathyrus oleraceus cultivar Zhongwan6 chromosome 5, CAAS_Psat_ZW6_1.0, whole genome shotgun sequence window:
- the LOC127088070 gene encoding AT-hook motif nuclear-localized protein 29-like, producing the protein MAENKLSPSSFSPNFKNEYLENIVAYTTDNNNDTLLMPPPSPAQTFSNEYIDLSQDPRKKIPKSSSKKRKGRPQGSRNKPKPHVVIEGNIEAFTEVVTIKICVGEDIVKTLINYAIRRQADIIVSRGFGLVTNVILLEPISCVPLLPIEGPLHMTSLFGTYVNPNCDYVPLQFIANPPCSSFTIYFSGINGHVFGGVVGGKVIAAGVIFINATVVKKTTFHRAVSIESNDPKIEEGGSIHDNGVIINANHVAHETRMCPCFNDVAANSTELNHQMSPNYLPTDESAMSWNHSTHTKNF; encoded by the coding sequence ATGGCGGAGAATAAACTTTCCCCTTCATCTTTCTCTCCCAACTTTAAAAATGAGTATTTAGAAAACATAGTAGCTTATACCACCGACAACAACAATGACACATTGTTGATGCCACCACCATCACCTGCACAAACTTTCTCAAATGAATATATTGATCTCTCTCAAGATCCAAGAAAGAAAATTCCCAAAAGCTCTTCCAAAAAACGTAAGGGTAGACCCCAGGGCTCTAGAAATAAGCCTAAACCACACGTTGTTATCGAGGGAAACATAGAAGCTTTCACAGAAGTGGTTACAATTAAGATCTGTGTTGGAGAAGATATTGTGAAAACTCTAATTAATTATGCTATACGGCGTCAAGCTGACATAATAGTGTCGAGGGGTTTCGGTCTTGTGACTAATGTTATTCTTCTTGAGCCAATATCTTGCGTCCCATTATTACCCATTGAAGGACCATTACATATGACATCTTTATTTGGAACATATGTAAATCCCAATTGTGACTATGTTCCTCTGCAATTCATAGCTAATCCACCATGTTCCTCTTTTACCATTTATTTCTCTGGTATTAATGGACATGTCTTTGGCGGAGTTGTTGGTGGAAAAGTTATTGCTGCTGGGGTTATTTTTATTAATGCCACTGTTGTTAAGAAAACCACGTTCCATAGAGCGGTTTCCATCGAGAGCAATGATCCAAAAATTGAAGAAGGTGGATCAATTCATGACAATGGTGTCATCATCAATGCAAACCATGTAGCACATGAAACTCGCATGTGTCCATGCTTCAATGACGTGGCTGCTAATTCAACTGAACTGAATCATCAAATGTCCCCTAACTATCTTCCTACGGATGAGAGTGCCATGTCGTGGAACCACTCCACTCACACTAAAAACTTCTAG